In one Notolabrus celidotus isolate fNotCel1 chromosome 1, fNotCel1.pri, whole genome shotgun sequence genomic region, the following are encoded:
- the LOC117815916 gene encoding uncharacterized protein LOC117815916: MDRKLLFFPGKVCVVFRKGPLGFLLQEPSKEARRIKEDATLQDKSAPIRADLVHQNALAVVRQRGGDASDRTEVLGDYILQFGKYKGKSFRWLLQNDIGYTMYLIRNLQKEEASGVSVTAGHSKDSLQSFVHYSLSLAEIQSLQTYEASGGGDMAASLEDDQLVGFGTRAKSTWKEIWDSRADGYATFVLGKSCCPGTRMFKLQLYLQKRQQSASASPPVERPSRVPKPLVMDEDEELESAMISMKSSELQVQTYTVSAAPLPAAAIPGVSPRAKKGF, from the exons ATGGACAGGAAACTGTTGTTCTTCCCGGGGAAAGTCTGTGTTGTGTTCCGCAAGGGACCACTCGGATTTCTCCTCCAGGAGCCGTCAAAGGAAGCCAGACGAATTAAGGAGGACGCCACTCTGCAGGACAAGTCTGCGCCCATACGGGCTGACCTTGTTCATCAGAATGCTCTGGCTGTGGTCCGTCAGAGAGGAGGGGACGCCTCCGACCGTACAGAGGTGCTGGGAGACTACATCCTGCAGTTTGGGAAGTATAAAGGGAAATCTTTCAGGTGGCTTTTGCAGAACGACATAGGGTACACAATGTATCTTATTAGGAACTTGCAAAAGGAGGAAGCATCAGGTGTCAGTGTGACTGCAGGACATAGCAAGGACAGCCTACAATCCTTTGTCCATTATTCCCTCAGTTTAGCTGAGATCCAGTCTCTCCAAACCTATGAGGCAAGTGGAGGGGGTGATATGGCAGCCTCATTGGAAGATGACCAGCTAGTTGGCTTTGGCACTCGTGCTAAGAGCACCTGGAAGGAGATTTGGGACAGCAGAGCTGATGGCTATGCAACCTTCGTTTTGGGGAAGAGCTGTTGCCCAGGAACACGCATGTTCAAGCTGCAGCTGTACCTACAGAAGAGGCAGCAATCCGCCTCAGCTTCCCCACCCGTCGAACGTCCCTCAAGAGTCCCCAAACCGCTGG TGATGGACGAGGATGAAGAGCTTGAGAGTGCAATGATAAGCATGAAATCCTCTGAACTACAAGTGCAGACCT ACACTGTGTCAGCAGCACCCTTACCAGCAGCTGCCATACCAGGAGTGTCCCCAAGAGCAAAGAAAGGTTTTTAA